The Deinococcus apachensis DSM 19763 genome segment GACGTGGTCCTGAGCGGGGCGACGACCGTGGGGCAGCTTCGCAGCAACGCGGCGGCGCTCGGGCTGGGCATGGACCCGGAGGCGCTGGGCGACCTCTCGCAGTCGCCGGAACGGTACTGGGGGGAGCGGGCAGCGTTGCCGTGGACGTAGGGACCGGAGCAGGAACCCGTTCCTACTTCTCGCGGTCCAGGTCCTCTCCCCTTTCCGCCAGAGCCTGAAGCGCGGGCCGCAGCCGGGGCAGCTCCACCCTCGCCGTGTGCCATACCAGCGCCGGATCGATCCCAAAGTAGTCGTGGGCGACGAGGTTCCGCACGTCACGCAGCAGGACCCAGGGAATGCCGGGGGCCGCGTCCTGCACGTGCTGGGGAATGAACTTGGTCGTCTCGCCCAGCCGCGCCAGATTCCGCAACACCGCGTCCTGGCTGCGCTCGTCGGCCAGGAAGGTCGTGAGGGTGTGCCCCGCCGTATACTGCGTCACCCGGTCGAGCGCGTTGAGAAGGTCGAAGACCCTCCAGCGCCAGCGTTTTTGCCGGTGCGTGTCGGGGGGCGGGTGGGGCACTTCAAGGACATCCACCGCGTCGGCCAGGATTTCGCCGCGCAGCGGAGCCTTGAGTCCGCCCTCCGTCATCACGTCTACTCGGCGGCCCAGCAGGGTTTCGAACACCGCCCGGGCGCGCATCAGGTCGAGCAGCCCGGCCTCGCCCACGAAGTCCACGAGGAGGTCGATGTCGGCGGAACCGTTCGCCTCGCCCCGGGCCACCGAGCCGAAGACGCGCACGCGGGAGACGCCCGCCGAGCGCCACCGCGCCTCCCCGGCCCGCAGGATTCCGGCGATGGTGGGCAGACGCAGGTCGGGAAAGAGGGCGGGGGGCGGAGTGGACATGGGGGGGAGGATAGAGCCTTTCACGCCCTTTCCACGGGCCGGGCGCCTATCCTGCCCCCAATGATCGTCGCCATCGGACACGACCTGATCGAGATCGAGCGCATCCGGGGCCTGCTCGCCCGCGAGGGGGACCGAGCGCTGAAACTCTTCGCGCCCCCCGAACTCGCCTACTGCGCGCGGCTGGCCGACCCCGCCCCCAGTTTCGCGGCCCGGTTCGCGGCCAAGGAGGCGTTTCAGAAGGTCTGGCCTCGCCCACATGGATGGCGCGACGTGTGGGTCGAGCGCGAGCGCACGCCGGATGGCCCCTTTCCCTTCGCGCCCCCGGTGCTGGGCTTCGCGCCCGAGATCGCGGCGGAACTGGAAGCCCGCGGTTGGACCACCCACCTCACACTGACGCACACGAAGGAGCATGCCTCGGCGGTCGTGGTGCTGGAGGCGCGGGCACTCGCGTGAGCGTCACGGGCCGAGCCAGCCCAATACAGCCGGGGTGAATCGTCGCTTCCCTGACGGCACGTCCGCGCTCCGCCAGCTTACGCTGGGGCATGAAGACGCTGCTGCGGACCGCGACCCTGTGCCTCGCGCTGCTGGCCCCGGCGGGCGCGGCCCAGACGACCCTTCCCGTTACCCCCGCCCCGGCCACCCCGGCCGAGCAGTCGGCCCTGACCCGTGGCCGCGCCCTGATCGCCGACTTCTACGCGGTGCGGGTGGAGCGCGTGTGGGAGGCCTTTACCCCCGAGGTGCAGGCGGAATGGGGTACGCTCACGGCCTTTCGCGCCTTCCGGGAGGCGGGGGTGAAGACCTACGGGGCCGAGCGGCGGGTCCTGGGCGAGCGCACCTTTACAGACGCGGGCAACACGTACTACGTCCGCAGCGCGACCTTCGAGCTGGACGACCGGACGATCTGGGCCGTGGTCGTGGGCTTCGACTCTGTGGGACGGGTGAACCTCTTCGGCATCGCCGCCGAGGGGGAGCAGACGCCGGAACGGGTCGCACAACTCAGGAAATGAGGAGCCGGGACCCAGGGAGAACATCTGGGTCCCGGCTCCACTCTTCGCCGAGCTTTAATCGGTCGCCGCCGCCTCGCGCCTTTCGGGGGCCTCTGTGCGAGCCGGGGCCCTCCGCCCGGCCAGGGGTCGCTCGGGCAGGGCCAGCGTGACGAGGAAGGCCACACCCATGAGCAGGCCCGCGATCAGGAAGACGTGGTCGATGGCTCCGGCCATCACCCCGCGCAGGGCGTTCAGGATGGGGGCGAAGAGGTCGGGGTGCCCCAGCCGCGCCAGCGCCGCCTCCAGTTGACCGGTCGCCTGCGGGCTGGAGAGCAGGTTGGGGTTGGCGATGGCCTCCTGCAGGGGGGCGGGCAGCGCGCGGGCTCCCGCCGGAAGCTGCGCGCCCAGGTTCTGCGCGAGCTGGGCATTCACCAGCGCCCCGAACAGGCTGACGGCCAGCGTGCCCCCGATCTGCCGGAAGAACTGGTTGCCACTGGTCGCGCTGCCGAGCTGGTCCCGCGGCGCGGCGTTCTGCACGGCAAGCGTGAGCTGGCTGTTCACCGGACCCAGGCCGATGCCCAGCAGCACCATCAGGCCGACCGCGATCCACAGCGGGGTGACGGTCCCGAGCGTCGTACTCAGCCCCAGGGCGACGGTAGCGACGAAGGCGCCTCCCAGGATGAGCAGCTTGTACCGCCCCGTGCGGCTCACGATCTGCCCGCTGAGGGTGCTTGTCGTGATCATGCCCAGCATCAGGGGCGCCAGGGCCATACCGCTCCCGCTGGCGGAGCTGCCGCGTACCCCCTGCATATAGAGGGGCAGGTACAGGATCGCGGCGTACATCCCCGCGCTCGTGAGGAAGCCCGCGGCGGACGCGAGCGAGATGGCCGAGTCGCGCAGCAGCCGCAGGTTCAGGATGGGCTGCTCCTGCCGGGCGCTGTGCCGCACGTACAGGCCGCCGAGGACGAGCGTGGAGGCGAGCAGGCCCAGGATGCGGGCGCTGTCCCACGCATAGGTGCCGCCGCCCCACGAGAGGGCGAGGGTCAGGGTCGTCACCGTGCCGCCGAGGAGCGCCGCGCCCAGGGCGTCAAAGGGCCGGTGGGTGCGCGGGCCGGTCGGGGCGGGCAGCCGGAAGAACCGCCACACGAAATACACCGCCAGCAGCGCGAAGGGCACGTTCACGAAGAACACGCTGCGCCACCCCAGGTGGTCGGTCAGGAAACCGCCGACGAGCGGCCCCACCACGCTGCTGACCCCCCAGACGGCGCCGGTGTACCCCTGATACCGCCCGCGCTCGATGGGCGTGAACAGGTCAGCGATGGCGGTGAAGCTCATCGCCATGAGCGTTCCGCCGCCGATGCCCTGGAGGGCGCGCAGCGCGATGAGCTGCCCCATGCTCTGCGAGAGGCCCAGCAGGACGCTGCCCAGCGCGAACACCACGATCCCCAACAGGATCAGCGGTCGGCGGCCGTAGCGGTCGCTCACCGTCCCCACGATGGGAATGGTGATCGTCGTGGCGAGCGAGTACGCGGTGAAGGCCCAGGCGTACAGGTGAAAGCCGCCCAGATCGGAGATCACGCGCGGCATGGCGCTGCCGACCACCGTCATGTTCAGGCTGGAGAGGAACAGCACCGTCAGGATGCCGACGAAGGCGAGAATCTTGTCCCGGTGGGAGAGGCTGGCCGTGTTCACAGGCTCACCTCCTCGCGGGATGGGGTCAGGGCCGCTTCCAGCCCCTCCAGCGCGACGAGCGCCGCGTGGACCTGGGTGGGCGGCAGGTGCCCGAAGTGGGCCTGCACGATGTCCTGGGAGGCCGCGCGGGTTCGGGTCCGCGTCGCCTCCCCGGCCGGAGTGAGCCGCAGGCGCTGGCGGCGGAGATCGCTGGGATCCGTCACACGCTCCAGCAGGCCCTGCCCGGCCAGCTTGGTCACGATCCGGGTCACGGTGGGGGCAGGTAGGCGGTGATGCTCGGCGACCGCGCCGGGGGTATCGAGGCCGTCCATCACGGCGGCGAGAACCAGGACTTCCTTGGTGTTGAGGTTGACCGCCTGCTCCAACGGCTCGTCCAGCACCTGCCGGAAGCGCCGCGACAGCCGCAACGTCTGACGAACGAGCCGGTAAAGCTCGTCGGCGGAATGGGAGGAATCTCTACTACTCATTTCAGATGAAAGTATTTCATATGGAAGGAGGAGGTGCCAGCTTCTTTCGTTACTGTTCGGGGAACAGCAGCAGGCCCTCCACACTGTCCAGTTGCTCGGAAAGCCACTTCCCCTTGAGGAGGTGGGCCTCCAGCACGGGCGGCAACCAGGGGAGGCAGTCCTGCGGCAGCTCGTTCGGCGGGAACCAGCCCACTTCCGACGTCTGGAGGAGGGGCCGGGGCACGCCCTCCCAGACTTTGGCGGCGAACAGGAAGTCGGCGCCGGTCACGCCCTCCAGGTCATAGCGGCTGACGCCCAGGAAATGGAGGTTGTCCGGGTTGACGCGCAGGCCCACCTCCTCCCAGGCCTCGCGCGTCGCCGCCTCGGCCAGGCCCTCGCCCCTCTCCACGTGGCCGCCCGGCAGGCCCCAAAGGCCTGCGCCGTAGGAGACGTCCGCGCGGCGGGCAAGCAGGACGCGCCCCGCCGGGTCGAGCAGCACGGCCCACGCCACCAGATGAAAGGTCATGGCCCAGCCTAGACCGCCGGGCACCGTGCGCTATGCTGGCGGGTGCGTCACCGGGGGTGCCCACGCGCCGTGCCTCAACAGGCCGGAGCGGGGCTGAGAGACACCCCAGGAACCTGATCCGGGTCATACCGGCGGAGGGAGCGTGACGGGGCGACCGGCCTAAGCGGTTGCGCCTCTGCTTCCCCTTCGTGACGCGAGGGGGAATTTTTTATGCGAAGACTCTGGATGCTCGGCCTGTTCCTCGTCGGCGCCGCCCATGCCCAGACCACCCTGACGGTGATCACCCACGACTCGTTCGACGTGGACAAAAAGTTGGTCGCGCAGTTCGAGCGGGCGAACAATGCCCGCGTGCGCTTCGTGAAGGGGGGCGATGCGGGGGAACTCCTCAACCGCCTGATCCTGACCCGCCGCGCGCCCCTCGCCGACGTGGTGTACGGGCTGGACAACACCCTGCTGCCCCGCGCAAGAGCCGCCGGAATCCTGGAGGCGTACAGGTCGCCCGCCCTCTCGAAAGTCCCCGCCGCCTACCGCCTGGACGAGCCTGGCTTACTGAACACGGTGGACTACGGCTTCGTGGCCCTGAACTACGACCGGGCGTATTTCCAGAAGGCGGGCCTGGCCCTGCCGAAAAGCCTTGATGACCTGAAAAAGCCCCAGTACGCCCGCCTGACGGTCGTACCCTCCCCGGCAACGAGCAGCCCCGGCCTCGCCTTCCTGCTCGCCACGGTGAACCACTACGGCGAGGCGGGTGCCTGGGCGTGGTGGCGAGAAGCCCGCGCAAACGGCCTGAAGGTCACGCGCGGCTGGTCGGACGCCTACGAAAAGGACTTCGGCAAGAATGGCGGCCAGTACCCCATCGTCCTGAGCTACGCGAGCAGCCCCGCCGCCGAGGTGTTCTACGCCGAGGGGTACAACCCGAAGAAACTCCCCGCCCAGGCCCCCACGGGCAATCTCTTCCTGCCCGGCAGCACTTTCCTGCAACTGGAGGGCGTCGGTATCCTGAGAGGCGCCAGGCAGCCGCAACTTGCCCGCAAGTTCGTGGACTTCATGCTCTCGAACGGCGTGCAGGCCAACTTCCCCACCCGGATGTGGGTCTATCCGGCCGTCAAGGGCACCCAACTCGACCCGGTCTTCAAGTTCGCCCAAGAGCCCGACGTGACTCCCGTCAAGCCGAGCGTACTCGCCAACCCACAACGGCTGGTGGACGCCTGGGTGACGAATGTGCTGCGGGCGCGGTGAGGGAATTGGGCGAGCGGGGCTGGCCACACGCCCCCTCACCCCGGCCCTCTCCCACGGGGGAGAGGGAGAAAAACAGCCAAGACTTTTGCTGTTCAAAATCGTCTCCTATGAGCGACCGATTCCCACCCCTCGGTTCGCTCTCGCACGGCCCTCACGTCGGCTCGCGCAGCGAGACGGTAGGCACGTAGCTTGGCATGCAGCAAGATCAAACCCCCCTCGTAGAGGGAGACGGCCACGAGCGAAGTGGGCCGAGCCCCTTGCCGAGCGCAGCGCCGCTCCCCCTGCCCCCTGTGGGGGTAGAGAGCAGGGGGGTGGGGGCAAACCGTAGCAAGGTGCCCGGCCCTTCCAACACTCCACCCTGACCCAAAACACCATGTTCCACCTCCCCCTCACCCTGCGCGGCTGGCTCCTCGCCCTCCTCCCCGTCCTCTTCCTGGGCCTGCTACTCGCCCTGCCCCTAGCCCGCACCCTGGCCGAGGGCGGCGTGAACCTAGGCGTGTGGCACGACCCCTACTTCCTGGAACGGCTGGGCTGGACGCTCGGCCAGGCGACGGTCTCCGCCCTGATCGCCCTGGCCGTCGGAGGTCCCCTCGCCTACCTGCTCTCCCGTTACGCGGTGCCCGGCAAAGGCCTGTTGCTGCGCCTGCTGCTGCTGCCCTTCGTGACCCCCACGCTTGTGGCGGTCCTGGGCCTTACGGCGCTGCTGGGGCCGCGCGGCTGGCTGACCGGGCCACTCGGGCTCGACCTGGAGGAGACGCCCGCCCTGCTTATCCTGGGCAACCTGTTTTTCAACCTGCCGGTGATGGTGCGGCTGGCGTACGGGGGCTTCTCGCGGGTGCCCGCTGCGCTGACGGGGGCAGCCCGGACATTGGGCGCCTCGGGCCTGCGGGCGGCGCTGACCGTGGCCCTGCCCCTGGCCCTGCCGGGGTTGAGCGCCGGGTTCATCCTGGTCTTCCTGTACTCGGCGCTGAGTTTCGGGCTGCCGCTGGCCCTGGGCGGCGAACGGTACGCGACGCTGGAGGTGGAGATCTACACCCTGACGGCCTACCAACTCCGGCTGAGCGAGGCGAGCGCCCTGATCGCCGGGCAACTGGCGTTGACGCTGGGAGCGACGTGGGCGTACGTGTGGCTGTCGCGCGGCGGGGCGGGTGTTCCCACGTCGGGGCTTCCAGTGGCGCGGGGCGGGACGGCTCTGCTGCTGTGGGGACTTCTCACCATCACCGTGTTGATCTGCTTCGGGCCGCTGGTCGCCGTGGTCGCCCGCGGCCTGCTGGGGTCGGGTGGGCCGACGCCCGCCTATTGGCAAGGGGTATTGACCGACCCCGACATGCCACTGCTGCTGGGCAACACCCTGCGCTTCGCCGGAATGTCGTTGATCGGTGCGGCGCTGCTGGGCGGCCTGCATGCCCTCGGCGCTTGGCTGGCCCGGTCGCGGACGCTCGACCTGCTGTCGCTGCTGCCGCTGATGGTGTCCCCGGTGAGCCTGGCGGTGGGCTACCTGCTCGCCTACCCGGCGCTGTCCGCGACGCTCCCTATGCTGATCGCGGCGTACACGCTGCTGGGCTTTCCCCTCGTCACTCGCAGCCTGCTCCCCGCCCTGCGCGCCCTGCCCCCCCGCCTGCTGGAAGCGGCGCGGAGTCTGGGGGCGGGACCCCTGACCGCCCACCGCACGGTCACGCTGCCCCTGACCCTTCCAGCCTTCCGGGGAGGAGCCGCGCTGGCCCTCGCCACAGTGCTGGGCGAGTTCGGGGCCACCCTGGTCCTGACCCGGCCCGAGTGGGCCACCCTGAGCGTGGGCCTGTACGAGCGGCTGGGCCGCCCCGGCGAGCGCAACCTGGGCGAGGCGTGCGCGCTGGCGACCGTCCTGCTCCTCCTCTCGGCGGCGTCCTTCACCCTGCTCGACGGCGGCGAGGGCGAGGTGACGTGACCACCAATGTCATACTTTGTTGGACAGGAGGCGGAACATGCGCGTGAAGCTCAGCAGGTACGGCAACAGCCTGGGCTTCGTGGTGCCCGCGAGTGTGGTGCGAGAAGAGGCGCTGGAGCCAGGGCAGGAATACGAGCTGGAGGTGACGGCGGATGGCGGCTTTCGCCTCTCGCCCCCCCGGACCAGGCGTCGGAGCCGGTACAGCGCGAAGGAGTTGCTTCGCGGGGTGCCCGAAGAACCGCTCCGCTACGAGGACGTTCCCGAGTGCGTCCCGGCGGGCCGGGAGCTGGACTGGTGAGCGCCCCGGAACGTGGACCACTCGTCTGGACCGACTTCGACCCCAGGCGGGGTGAGGAGCAGGAAGGCCGACGTCCCGCCCTCGTTATCAGCAGCGGGCAGTATAACCGGGTGACCGGGCTGCTGGTCTGCCTCCACGTGACCAGCCGCGTCGAGGGTTACCTCACGGAATTGCCCCTCCCCCCCGGCCTCGGGGCGCGGGGGGTCATCCTGACCTCACACGTCTACACCCTGGACTGGCAGGCGCGGGGATGGAGACCATTGAGCCCGTTCCCAGGGACGTTCTGGAAGAAGCCGTGGACCGGCTGATGGGCCTGGTCAGCGAGTGACCCACGTCACGCCCGCCCTCGACCTCCAGCACCTCTCCAAACGCTTCGGGCCTACGGTGGCGGTGGAGGACGTATCCCTCAGCGTCGGGCAGGGAGAGACCGTCGCCCTCCTCGGGCCGAGCGGTTGCGGCAAGAGCACGGTGCTGCGCTGCGTGGCGGGCCTGGAGCGGCCGGACGCGGGGCGGGTGTTCGTG includes the following:
- a CDS encoding HepT-like ribonuclease domain-containing protein encodes the protein MSTPPPALFPDLRLPTIAGILRAGEARWRSAGVSRVRVFGSVARGEANGSADIDLLVDFVGEAGLLDLMRARAVFETLLGRRVDVMTEGGLKAPLRGEILADAVDVLEVPHPPPDTHRQKRWRWRVFDLLNALDRVTQYTAGHTLTTFLADERSQDAVLRNLARLGETTKFIPQHVQDAAPGIPWVLLRDVRNLVAHDYFGIDPALVWHTARVELPRLRPALQALAERGEDLDREK
- a CDS encoding 4'-phosphopantetheinyl transferase superfamily protein; its protein translation is MIVAIGHDLIEIERIRGLLAREGDRALKLFAPPELAYCARLADPAPSFAARFAAKEAFQKVWPRPHGWRDVWVERERTPDGPFPFAPPVLGFAPEIAAELEARGWTTHLTLTHTKEHASAVVVLEARALA
- a CDS encoding MDR family MFS transporter, yielding MNTASLSHRDKILAFVGILTVLFLSSLNMTVVGSAMPRVISDLGGFHLYAWAFTAYSLATTITIPIVGTVSDRYGRRPLILLGIVVFALGSVLLGLSQSMGQLIALRALQGIGGGTLMAMSFTAIADLFTPIERGRYQGYTGAVWGVSSVVGPLVGGFLTDHLGWRSVFFVNVPFALLAVYFVWRFFRLPAPTGPRTHRPFDALGAALLGGTVTTLTLALSWGGGTYAWDSARILGLLASTLVLGGLYVRHSARQEQPILNLRLLRDSAISLASAAGFLTSAGMYAAILYLPLYMQGVRGSSASGSGMALAPLMLGMITTSTLSGQIVSRTGRYKLLILGGAFVATVALGLSTTLGTVTPLWIAVGLMVLLGIGLGPVNSQLTLAVQNAAPRDQLGSATSGNQFFRQIGGTLAVSLFGALVNAQLAQNLGAQLPAGARALPAPLQEAIANPNLLSSPQATGQLEAALARLGHPDLFAPILNALRGVMAGAIDHVFLIAGLLMGVAFLVTLALPERPLAGRRAPARTEAPERREAAATD
- a CDS encoding MarR family winged helix-turn-helix transcriptional regulator, which produces MSSRDSSHSADELYRLVRQTLRLSRRFRQVLDEPLEQAVNLNTKEVLVLAAVMDGLDTPGAVAEHHRLPAPTVTRIVTKLAGQGLLERVTDPSDLRRQRLRLTPAGEATRTRTRAASQDIVQAHFGHLPPTQVHAALVALEGLEAALTPSREEVSL
- a CDS encoding NUDIX hydrolase; its protein translation is MTFHLVAWAVLLDPAGRVLLARRADVSYGAGLWGLPGGHVERGEGLAEAATREAWEEVGLRVNPDNLHFLGVSRYDLEGVTGADFLFAAKVWEGVPRPLLQTSEVGWFPPNELPQDCLPWLPPVLEAHLLKGKWLSEQLDSVEGLLLFPEQ
- a CDS encoding thiamine ABC transporter substrate-binding protein, encoding MRRLWMLGLFLVGAAHAQTTLTVITHDSFDVDKKLVAQFERANNARVRFVKGGDAGELLNRLILTRRAPLADVVYGLDNTLLPRARAAGILEAYRSPALSKVPAAYRLDEPGLLNTVDYGFVALNYDRAYFQKAGLALPKSLDDLKKPQYARLTVVPSPATSSPGLAFLLATVNHYGEAGAWAWWREARANGLKVTRGWSDAYEKDFGKNGGQYPIVLSYASSPAAEVFYAEGYNPKKLPAQAPTGNLFLPGSTFLQLEGVGILRGARQPQLARKFVDFMLSNGVQANFPTRMWVYPAVKGTQLDPVFKFAQEPDVTPVKPSVLANPQRLVDAWVTNVLRAR
- a CDS encoding ABC transporter permease, producing MFHLPLTLRGWLLALLPVLFLGLLLALPLARTLAEGGVNLGVWHDPYFLERLGWTLGQATVSALIALAVGGPLAYLLSRYAVPGKGLLLRLLLLPFVTPTLVAVLGLTALLGPRGWLTGPLGLDLEETPALLILGNLFFNLPVMVRLAYGGFSRVPAALTGAARTLGASGLRAALTVALPLALPGLSAGFILVFLYSALSFGLPLALGGERYATLEVEIYTLTAYQLRLSEASALIAGQLALTLGATWAYVWLSRGGAGVPTSGLPVARGGTALLLWGLLTITVLICFGPLVAVVARGLLGSGGPTPAYWQGVLTDPDMPLLLGNTLRFAGMSLIGAALLGGLHALGAWLARSRTLDLLSLLPLMVSPVSLAVGYLLAYPALSATLPMLIAAYTLLGFPLVTRSLLPALRALPPRLLEAARSLGAGPLTAHRTVTLPLTLPAFRGGAALALATVLGEFGATLVLTRPEWATLSVGLYERLGRPGERNLGEACALATVLLLLSAASFTLLDGGEGEVT
- a CDS encoding AbrB/MazE/SpoVT family DNA-binding domain-containing protein yields the protein MRVKLSRYGNSLGFVVPASVVREEALEPGQEYELEVTADGGFRLSPPRTRRRSRYSAKELLRGVPEEPLRYEDVPECVPAGRELDW
- a CDS encoding type II toxin-antitoxin system PemK/MazF family toxin yields the protein MSAPERGPLVWTDFDPRRGEEQEGRRPALVISSGQYNRVTGLLVCLHVTSRVEGYLTELPLPPGLGARGVILTSHVYTLDWQARGWRPLSPFPGTFWKKPWTG